In Pseudomonas sp. DNDY-54, a genomic segment contains:
- a CDS encoding diguanylate cyclase → MNDSAGDTLRSQLQALNEKFAERLNDELTELDQRAEQLPQAREQEQRRHMMFDLHERLHRLAGTAGTFGFTTLGEQSRVLEQRAARWLDAAKPSGQALSAFVSAVRQLVAAERAGSLERTPAMHAERQDAMAAGCRIYLLEQDEEAGQAMCQTLGNFGYEVLLFPEIALLQTAVQGQLPDALIVSQHDGELDAVSALQQSLDAPLPLLVIGHRVDFVSQLAAVRAGAKGYFTRPLDVTRLENSLENILNLQLSEPYRVLIIDDDEDLAARYSLVLRNSQMLVETLSDPSQLFDVMRAFNPEMVLLDMNMPEFTGIELAQMIRLNDEWLRVPIIYLSAETDINRQMAALLKAGDDFITKPISDNALAAAVYSHVQRARSLSMALSRDSLTGLLKHADIKEQAALEVERALRSGKPTSVVMLDLDHFKQVNDQYGHAAGDNVIRSLANLMRQRLRRIDSIGRYGGEEFVAVLPDCPADQAKRIFDEIRERFAALTFHAGARTFSVSLSAGISETNGSASASTLLERADQGLYAAKHRGRNQVQIAQPD, encoded by the coding sequence ATGAATGACAGCGCGGGCGACACGCTGCGGAGCCAGCTTCAAGCGCTGAACGAGAAATTCGCCGAACGCCTCAATGACGAGCTGACCGAACTCGACCAACGCGCCGAGCAATTGCCGCAGGCACGCGAGCAGGAACAGCGCCGGCACATGATGTTCGATCTGCACGAACGCCTGCACCGCCTGGCCGGGACTGCCGGCACCTTTGGCTTCACCACGCTGGGCGAGCAATCACGCGTACTGGAACAACGCGCTGCGCGCTGGCTGGACGCCGCCAAACCTAGTGGCCAGGCGCTATCCGCGTTCGTCAGTGCGGTCCGTCAGTTGGTCGCTGCCGAGCGCGCGGGCAGCCTCGAGCGCACGCCGGCGATGCACGCTGAGCGCCAGGACGCCATGGCCGCAGGGTGCCGCATCTACCTGCTCGAACAGGATGAAGAGGCCGGCCAGGCGATGTGTCAGACGCTCGGCAATTTTGGCTATGAGGTGCTGCTGTTTCCCGAGATCGCATTGCTGCAGACAGCGGTCCAGGGGCAGCTGCCGGATGCCCTCATCGTCAGCCAGCACGACGGCGAACTGGACGCGGTCAGTGCACTACAACAGAGCCTGGACGCGCCGTTACCGCTACTGGTGATCGGCCATCGCGTTGATTTCGTCAGCCAGCTCGCCGCTGTGCGCGCCGGCGCGAAAGGCTATTTCACGCGCCCGCTGGATGTCACCCGGCTGGAGAACAGCCTGGAAAATATCCTGAATCTGCAACTGAGCGAGCCCTATCGAGTTCTGATCATCGATGATGACGAGGACCTCGCCGCCCGCTACAGCCTGGTCCTGCGCAATTCGCAAATGCTGGTCGAGACCCTGAGCGACCCCAGTCAGCTGTTCGATGTCATGCGCGCGTTCAATCCGGAAATGGTATTGCTCGACATGAACATGCCGGAGTTCACCGGCATCGAGCTGGCGCAGATGATTCGCTTGAATGATGAGTGGCTGCGCGTGCCGATCATCTACCTCTCCGCCGAAACCGACATCAACCGACAGATGGCTGCGCTGCTCAAGGCAGGCGACGATTTCATTACCAAACCCATCAGTGACAACGCACTGGCCGCGGCAGTGTATTCACACGTGCAGCGTGCCCGCTCGCTGAGCATGGCGCTGTCGCGCGACAGCCTGACCGGCCTGCTCAAGCACGCCGACATCAAGGAGCAGGCAGCGTTGGAGGTCGAGCGCGCGCTGCGCAGCGGCAAGCCAACCAGCGTGGTCATGCTGGACCTCGATCACTTCAAACAGGTCAACGACCAGTACGGTCATGCCGCGGGCGACAATGTCATTCGCTCGCTCGCCAACTTGATGCGCCAGCGCCTGCGGCGTATCGACAGCATCGGCCGCTATGGCGGGGAGGAGTTCGTCGCGGTGCTGCCCGACTGCCCGGCGGACCAGGCCAAACGCATTTTCGATGAGATACGCGAGCGCTTCGCCGCGCTGACCTTTCATGCAGGCGCACGCACCTTCAGCGTGTCCCTCAGCGCCGGCATCAGCGAAACCAACGGAAGCGCCAGTGCCAGCACCCTGCTCGAACGCGCCGACCAAGGGCTCTACGCCGCCAAACACCGAGGGCGTAACCAGGTGCAGATCGCGCAACCGGACTGA
- a CDS encoding CHASE3 domain-containing protein produces the protein MPAKHSISWHSLAFLIAFSLLVALGWLSKRTQEAVLTTNQSVAHRLEIITAAQAILSSLQDIETGSRGFVLTGDPVYLEPYELGLTQLEVHRRSLEHIVGDGEFPDQRWFDQLDRNMAERLIITAGNIQARRDAGLLAAAERLHQAGGKRIMDRLRGQLNALEQRERTQLAEANRAVAETIERSRLLALIGTLMVIALFLAAFWAIRRNLQIRQALTLKAQAGEARLAALLQAIPDDLYAIDDRRQVSSLSQANDTRGPAPEAIEPLLVELLQQADETHQPRQTTWCELQGRGTFEVRLVPTGLGDHLAIARDVTELQRSRDTLEDQKVFLRRVVDTDENLIFVRDHHGRFLLCNSAFAALLAARPSDIEQRRAEDINDAQRILPLLQGEAELLGGTGELRITEVGLTDAQGHERWLQLLKRPMTMSNGACHVVTVAVDISLRRRMEQMKTEFISTVSHELRTPLTAIRGALSMLVGGIAGDIDAGARPLLDIAHKNSERLVRLINDILDIEKLEAGRLPFNISRCDVAVLIEQAMSDITPYGDEYGVSLQLALPGGPLHALANLDPDRFAQVMANLLSNAIKHSPVGGVVRVDLRSDGSSLEIGVQNQGQGIPDTFRSRIFERFAQADSTDARKRGGTGLGLAITRSLVQQMHGRIGFDSEDGKGTRFWIRLPLAPAHLAPEHPSKMLQPTPAGEASRPVSRILVLEPDASAAEQLASALQQHGYATLIADTAAQARDMLAEFDIQAMTLSPTLNDEDSITFLQNLRSQNTYRHLPVLIVSLQPQRRDNDDGELRGGAVGVVDWLHKPVDPSRVMEVVRACLNTGPVRPKVLHVEDDEDLRILLARLIESMDIDLDGAATLAEARGLLARERYDLAILDLMLPDGDGSQLFDQLSQTVPPPPVIIFSALDSPVQDSRLALRQLVKSRHDGDELAAMIQQLLQHWPPGQNPNSDEVNA, from the coding sequence TTGCCCGCAAAACACTCGATCAGCTGGCATTCGCTTGCCTTCCTGATTGCCTTTAGTTTGCTCGTCGCGCTTGGCTGGTTAAGCAAGCGCACGCAAGAAGCGGTGCTGACCACCAATCAGTCGGTTGCCCATCGCCTGGAAATCATCACGGCGGCCCAGGCGATTCTTTCCTCCTTGCAGGACATCGAGACCGGCTCGCGCGGCTTTGTTCTGACAGGCGACCCGGTCTACCTGGAACCCTACGAGCTCGGCCTGACACAGCTCGAAGTGCACCGCCGCAGCCTCGAGCACATCGTTGGCGACGGTGAGTTCCCAGATCAGCGTTGGTTCGACCAGTTGGATCGCAACATGGCCGAGCGCCTGATCATCACTGCCGGCAACATTCAGGCGCGCCGCGACGCCGGTCTGTTAGCCGCCGCCGAGCGCCTGCACCAGGCCGGGGGCAAACGGATCATGGATCGACTCCGAGGGCAGCTCAACGCGCTGGAACAGCGGGAACGCACGCAGCTCGCCGAAGCCAACCGGGCCGTCGCCGAAACCATTGAGCGCAGCCGACTGCTGGCACTGATCGGCACATTGATGGTCATCGCGCTGTTTCTTGCGGCCTTCTGGGCGATTCGCCGTAACCTGCAGATCCGCCAAGCGCTCACCCTCAAGGCCCAGGCGGGCGAGGCACGGCTAGCGGCCTTGCTGCAAGCCATTCCGGATGACCTCTACGCCATCGACGACCGCCGCCAGGTGTCTTCCCTTTCCCAGGCCAACGACACGCGAGGGCCGGCGCCGGAGGCTATCGAGCCCCTGCTGGTCGAGTTGCTGCAGCAAGCGGACGAAACGCACCAGCCGCGGCAGACCACCTGGTGCGAGCTGCAAGGGCGCGGGACCTTCGAAGTGCGCCTGGTGCCGACCGGGCTGGGCGATCACCTGGCCATCGCGCGGGATGTCACCGAACTCCAACGCAGCCGTGACACGCTCGAAGATCAGAAGGTATTTCTGCGGCGAGTGGTGGATACCGACGAGAACCTGATCTTCGTACGCGATCATCACGGCCGCTTCCTGCTCTGCAACAGCGCCTTCGCCGCCCTGCTCGCCGCTCGCCCAAGCGACATCGAGCAACGCCGCGCTGAGGACATCAACGACGCTCAACGGATATTGCCGCTGCTGCAAGGCGAAGCCGAGTTGCTGGGCGGCACAGGGGAGCTGCGGATCACCGAGGTCGGCCTGACCGATGCACAGGGTCATGAACGCTGGCTGCAACTGCTCAAGCGCCCCATGACCATGTCCAACGGTGCCTGTCACGTCGTCACCGTGGCCGTCGACATCTCGCTCCGGCGACGGATGGAGCAGATGAAAACGGAGTTCATCTCCACCGTCAGCCATGAACTGCGTACACCGCTGACGGCCATCCGCGGCGCGTTGAGCATGCTGGTTGGTGGCATTGCCGGCGACATCGATGCCGGCGCGCGCCCTCTGCTGGACATCGCGCACAAGAACAGCGAACGCCTGGTGCGGCTGATCAACGACATTCTGGATATCGAAAAACTCGAGGCCGGACGCCTGCCGTTCAACATCAGCCGCTGCGATGTAGCCGTGCTGATCGAACAGGCCATGAGCGATATCACGCCATACGGTGATGAGTACGGCGTCAGTTTGCAGCTCGCACTACCCGGCGGGCCGCTACACGCACTCGCGAATCTCGATCCGGATCGCTTTGCGCAGGTGATGGCTAATCTGCTGTCCAATGCGATCAAGCATTCTCCTGTCGGCGGCGTGGTCCGCGTCGACCTGCGCAGCGACGGCAGCAGCCTGGAGATCGGCGTTCAGAATCAGGGCCAGGGCATTCCGGACACTTTCCGCTCACGTATCTTCGAACGCTTCGCGCAGGCCGACTCCACGGACGCCCGCAAGCGTGGCGGCACCGGGCTCGGCTTGGCGATCACCCGTTCGCTGGTGCAGCAGATGCACGGTCGGATCGGCTTCGATTCCGAGGACGGCAAGGGCACGCGATTCTGGATCAGGTTGCCATTGGCACCTGCGCACCTCGCCCCTGAGCATCCGTCAAAGATGCTGCAGCCCACACCGGCTGGTGAGGCCTCCCGGCCCGTCTCCCGGATCCTGGTACTCGAGCCCGACGCGTCTGCCGCCGAGCAGCTGGCCAGTGCGCTGCAGCAACACGGCTACGCGACGCTGATCGCGGACACAGCTGCCCAGGCCCGCGACATGCTGGCCGAGTTCGACATCCAGGCGATGACGCTCAGCCCCACGCTGAATGACGAAGACAGCATCACGTTCCTGCAAAACCTGCGCAGCCAGAACACCTATCGCCATCTGCCGGTACTTATTGTCAGCCTGCAACCACAACGACGGGACAACGACGACGGTGAGTTGCGCGGCGGCGCGGTCGGCGTGGTCGACTGGCTGCATAAGCCGGTCGACCCATCACGCGTCATGGAAGTGGTGCGGGCCTGCCTTAACACCGGCCCGGTGCGACCGAAGGTGCTACATGTCGAGGACGATGAAGACCTGCGCATCTTGTTGGCCCGGCTGATCGAATCGATGGACATTGACCTGGACGGTGCCGCCACGCTGGCCGAAGCCCGCGGTTTGCTCGCCCGGGAACGCTACGATCTGGCGATCCTTGACCTGATGCTGCCCGATGGCGACGGTAGCCAGCTGTTCGATCAGTTGTCGCAGACGGTGCCGCCGCCACCGGTGATCATTTTTTCCGCGCTCGATTCACCTGTACAGGACAGTCGGCTGGCGCTGCGCCAGCTGGTCAAGTCACGCCATGACGGCGACGAACTGGCCGCGATGATTCAACAATTGCTTCAGCACTGGCCGCCCGGCCAGAACCCGAATTCTGATGAGGTCAACGCATGA
- a CDS encoding response regulator transcription factor → MSDSANPRILMVEDEEDIAFLIRFMLERHGFVVEHAADGRQALEKIANASPPDLTLMDIMLPYHDGLELIERLRAQPGWENVPVLMLTAKAREVDIVRALELGADDYVTKPFQPEELLARIRRLLRRSR, encoded by the coding sequence ATGAGCGATTCCGCCAACCCGCGCATTTTGATGGTCGAGGACGAAGAGGACATCGCGTTCCTGATCCGCTTCATGCTCGAGCGCCACGGCTTCGTGGTCGAGCACGCCGCGGATGGCCGTCAGGCGTTGGAAAAAATCGCGAACGCCAGCCCGCCGGACCTGACCCTGATGGACATCATGCTGCCCTACCACGACGGCCTCGAACTGATCGAGCGGCTGCGTGCACAACCTGGCTGGGAAAACGTGCCGGTCCTGATGCTGACGGCCAAGGCGCGCGAAGTCGATATCGTTCGTGCGCTTGAGCTGGGTGCCGACGATTACGTGACAAAGCCCTTCCAGCCGGAGGAACTGCTGGCGCGTATCCGCCGCCTGCTGAGGAGGTCCCGATGA
- a CDS encoding YaiO family outer membrane beta-barrel protein — protein MSRFHLALAVTAAASFIPSLALADIASAQRQIDAQQLNAAAATLEAHLAGHPEDSEARFLLARVRAWQGTPELALPLYRRLLQQEPDNADYLLGQGQALLWAGRPQDALDSLERAAEIAPDYADVQQAIQHARAALRSPVTTATPITHAPAQRRHELELSARQDWLDNGFDNWRSQRLDYASTQPDGLGWYGALLREQRFGEWDQGVEAGAVVALDDNWTLQPEVGYQPSPYFLPEWHADLRLQRLLPDGFLGAVSVRRTDYETTRVDRLALSAERYWDSWRAGYTLNITDVANAGTPIGHDLALDYYYAGLSYAGLRATVGEEEAVEEQQLITSDVRALSLQGRHWLDSRWALTWELGHHRQGDYYTRRWLQLGVRHAF, from the coding sequence ATGAGTCGGTTCCACCTGGCATTGGCAGTGACAGCCGCCGCCTCATTTATCCCGTCGCTGGCATTGGCTGACATCGCGTCCGCCCAACGCCAGATCGACGCGCAGCAATTGAATGCAGCCGCAGCGACCCTCGAAGCCCACCTGGCCGGTCATCCAGAGGACAGCGAAGCGCGATTTCTGCTGGCACGGGTGCGGGCCTGGCAAGGGACGCCAGAGCTGGCGTTACCGCTCTACAGGCGACTCCTGCAGCAAGAGCCAGACAACGCGGACTATCTGCTCGGCCAAGGGCAGGCATTGTTGTGGGCGGGCCGCCCGCAGGATGCGCTGGATTCGCTGGAACGAGCGGCGGAGATCGCACCAGACTACGCCGACGTTCAGCAGGCCATTCAGCACGCCCGCGCGGCGCTGAGGTCTCCGGTGACCACGGCAACCCCCATCACGCACGCACCGGCGCAGCGCCGTCATGAGCTCGAGCTGTCGGCCCGCCAGGATTGGCTGGATAACGGCTTCGACAATTGGCGCAGCCAGCGCCTCGATTACGCCTCGACCCAACCAGACGGGCTCGGCTGGTACGGTGCGCTGCTGCGTGAACAACGCTTCGGCGAATGGGACCAGGGCGTCGAGGCGGGCGCCGTGGTCGCGCTGGACGATAACTGGACGCTGCAACCGGAAGTCGGCTATCAGCCGTCACCGTATTTTCTGCCCGAATGGCACGCTGACCTGCGCCTGCAACGACTCCTGCCCGATGGTTTTCTCGGCGCCGTCAGTGTCAGGCGCACCGACTACGAAACCACTCGCGTCGATCGACTGGCCCTCAGCGCCGAGCGCTACTGGGATTCCTGGCGCGCGGGGTACACCCTGAATATCACCGATGTGGCCAACGCCGGGACGCCGATCGGTCATGATTTGGCGTTGGACTACTACTACGCCGGTCTCAGCTATGCCGGCCTGCGCGCCACGGTTGGCGAGGAAGAGGCCGTCGAAGAGCAGCAGCTGATCACGAGCGATGTGCGCGCCCTCAGCCTGCAAGGCCGTCACTGGCTCGATAGCCGCTGGGCGCTGACCTGGGAGCTCGGCCACCACCGTCAGGGCGATTACTACACGCGTCGATGGCTGCAACTCGGCGTGCGACATGCTTTCTGA
- a CDS encoding HEAT repeat domain-containing protein: MLSEPSVSCPVWLCDVPRNAWQAIWPEDAMLQLALYCALGLAILTVLVMVQVMLLGEVARRRTARRQQFNDQWRPFFALCSLDDALPEPAPALPRSRQLWFLLQWNRTQLQLRGAARARMNRALVALGMDRQALALLRGRVRSKLIGLTCLRHQADPAHWDAVQPLLMNRNAIVSLAAAQTLIAIDAPRAMQVILPAAVSRIDWALPRLASLCQQAGEQAVTMPLLITLAGSEDPRRERLIGLLVHGEPRHAAPWARARLEEDAAPEQLQVALRCLCELGDPRDRGRLLHALRHSHADVRLAALQALHKQAGSEDSGVFMPLLADTSWWVRQAAADSLATLPGATPERLQALLGQVEDRYGRDALSRAIAEVRR, translated from the coding sequence ATGCTTTCTGAACCCTCCGTAAGCTGCCCCGTCTGGCTCTGCGACGTACCGCGCAACGCGTGGCAGGCCATCTGGCCGGAAGACGCTATGTTGCAGCTCGCGTTGTATTGCGCGTTGGGCCTCGCGATTCTCACTGTGCTGGTGATGGTGCAAGTCATGCTGCTCGGTGAAGTGGCCCGTCGCCGAACGGCACGGCGCCAGCAGTTCAATGACCAATGGCGCCCCTTCTTTGCGCTCTGCAGCCTCGACGATGCGCTGCCAGAGCCCGCGCCGGCGTTGCCGCGAAGTCGACAGCTGTGGTTTCTCCTGCAATGGAACCGCACCCAGCTGCAGTTGCGCGGCGCGGCGCGCGCGCGCATGAACCGCGCGCTTGTCGCCCTCGGCATGGATCGTCAGGCCTTGGCGCTCCTGCGCGGCCGGGTACGCAGCAAGCTGATCGGCCTGACCTGCCTGCGCCACCAGGCCGATCCGGCACACTGGGACGCCGTTCAGCCCTTGCTGATGAACCGCAACGCAATCGTTTCGCTGGCCGCCGCGCAGACCCTGATCGCCATAGACGCGCCCCGTGCAATGCAGGTGATTCTGCCGGCTGCCGTGTCGCGCATCGATTGGGCCCTGCCTCGTCTGGCCAGCCTCTGCCAGCAGGCCGGCGAACAGGCCGTGACCATGCCGCTGCTGATCACCCTTGCCGGTTCCGAAGACCCGCGGCGTGAGCGTTTGATCGGCCTGCTTGTTCACGGCGAACCCCGCCACGCCGCTCCGTGGGCCCGCGCACGCCTGGAAGAAGACGCCGCACCGGAGCAGCTTCAGGTCGCGCTACGCTGCCTCTGCGAACTGGGCGACCCCCGTGATCGGGGCCGATTGCTGCATGCGCTGCGGCACAGCCATGCCGACGTGCGACTGGCCGCACTGCAAGCCTTGCACAAACAGGCCGGAAGTGAAGACAGCGGCGTGTTCATGCCGTTGCTTGCCGATACCAGTTGGTGGGTCCGTCAGGCCGCGGCAGACAGTTTGGCAACACTGCCGGGCGCCACCCCCGAGCGGCTGCAGGCCTTACTCGGCCAGGTCGAAGATCGCTATGGGCGGGACGCACTGAGCCGAGCGATCGCGGAGGTTCGGCGTTGA
- a CDS encoding glycosyltransferase family 2 protein, translated as MSIDWLWWLQLGFILYFLLLNGMYLLLNVLSMVSLMGYIRQRAETGEIAAYLGVEPPVSVLMPAFNEQATIRTSVRSMLQLQYPEFEVVVINDGSKDNTLAVLIDEFELVPHPEPLRQAVPHQPVHAIYRSRRYANLRVIDKANGGKADALNAGINAARHGLFCGVDADSILQRDSLLRVVQPFLEDERTVAAGGTVRIANGSEVRGGFLIRAGLPSNWLARFQIVEYLRAFLFGRLGWSPMNAVLIISGAFGLFDKERVMTVGGYRTDTVGEDMELVVRLHRYHREHRIPYRIRYLPDPICWTECPEDLGTLGRQRSRWQRGLAESLGRHARLAFSLRGGAPGWLAWPFMALFEWVGPLIELVGYAFMIGGFALGVVSYPALAAFLLVAVGMGILLSVNGLLLETLSFRVYERRRDMLRLFLMAVLENVGYRQLNTLWRCRGLWQWFSRRKHQWGAMRRSGTWGQ; from the coding sequence TTGAGCATCGACTGGCTGTGGTGGTTGCAACTGGGCTTTATCCTCTACTTCCTGCTGCTCAACGGGATGTACCTACTGCTCAATGTGCTGTCGATGGTCAGCCTCATGGGCTATATCCGTCAGCGGGCCGAAACCGGCGAAATCGCGGCGTATCTGGGCGTCGAGCCGCCCGTTTCGGTGCTGATGCCTGCCTTCAACGAACAGGCGACGATCCGAACGTCGGTGCGCTCCATGCTGCAGCTGCAGTACCCCGAATTCGAAGTGGTGGTGATTAACGACGGTTCAAAAGACAACACCCTCGCGGTGCTGATCGACGAGTTCGAGCTGGTGCCACATCCCGAGCCACTGCGTCAGGCGGTTCCTCATCAGCCGGTGCACGCGATCTACCGTTCGCGGCGCTACGCCAACCTGCGTGTAATCGACAAGGCCAACGGTGGCAAAGCCGACGCGCTGAACGCGGGCATCAATGCGGCGCGGCACGGGCTGTTCTGCGGTGTCGACGCCGACTCTATTCTGCAGCGCGACAGCCTGTTGCGTGTCGTTCAACCCTTCCTTGAAGACGAACGCACCGTTGCGGCGGGTGGTACCGTGCGCATCGCCAACGGCTCGGAGGTACGGGGCGGCTTCCTGATCCGCGCCGGGTTGCCGAGCAACTGGCTGGCGCGCTTCCAGATCGTGGAATACCTGCGCGCCTTTCTATTCGGCCGCCTCGGTTGGTCACCGATGAACGCCGTGCTGATCATCTCCGGTGCCTTCGGCCTGTTCGACAAGGAGCGGGTCATGACTGTCGGCGGCTACCGCACCGACACGGTTGGCGAAGACATGGAGCTGGTGGTGCGGCTGCATCGCTATCATCGGGAACACCGCATTCCCTACCGCATCCGCTACCTGCCCGATCCGATCTGCTGGACCGAGTGCCCGGAAGACCTTGGCACGCTGGGCCGTCAGCGCAGCCGCTGGCAACGTGGCCTGGCGGAAAGCTTGGGTCGTCACGCCCGCCTCGCCTTCAGCCTGCGCGGCGGCGCGCCGGGCTGGCTGGCCTGGCCGTTCATGGCATTGTTCGAGTGGGTGGGCCCGCTGATCGAGCTGGTCGGGTACGCCTTTATGATCGGTGGGTTCGCGCTCGGCGTGGTGTCCTATCCCGCACTGGCCGCCTTCCTGCTGGTAGCGGTCGGCATGGGCATTCTGCTCTCGGTCAACGGCCTGCTCTTGGAGACCCTGTCGTTTCGCGTGTACGAACGGCGCCGCGACATGCTGCGGCTGTTTCTCATGGCCGTGCTGGAGAACGTCGGCTATCGCCAGCTGAATACGCTCTGGCGTTGCCGCGGGCTGTGGCAATGGTTTTCGCGTCGCAAGCATCAATGGGGAGCCATGCGCCGCAGCGGAACCTGGGGGCAGTAG
- a CDS encoding aldehyde dehydrogenase — protein sequence MTTLTLADWQQRARDLRIEGRAFVQGEYTASSSAATFDCISPVDGRVLAQVASCDEADADRAVISARMAFESGVWSRMAPAKRKATMIRFANLIQANAEELALLETLDMGKPIGDSLNIDIPGSANALRWSGEAIDKLYDEVAATPHDQLGLVTREPVGVVAAIVPWNFPLMMACWKLGPALSAGNSVILKPSEKSPLTAIRVAQLAIEAGIPAGVLNVLPGYGHTVGKALALHMDVDTLVFTGSTRVAKQLMIYAGESNMKRVWLEAGGKSPNIVFADAPDLQAAAKAAASAIAFNQGEVCTAGSRLLVESSIKERFLPLVVEALKGWKPGNPLDPATNVGALVDTQQLDTVLGYIEAGRNDGAQVLIGGQRTLQETGGLFVEPTIFDGVSNAMKIAREEIFGPVLSVITFDTAAEAVSIANDTPYGLAAAVWTSDLSKAHLTAKALRAGSVWINQYDGGDMTAPFGGFKQSGNGRDKSLHAFDKYTELKATWIKL from the coding sequence ATGACCACCCTGACTCTCGCCGACTGGCAACAGCGTGCCCGTGACCTGCGCATTGAAGGACGGGCTTTCGTCCAGGGCGAATACACCGCATCCAGCTCGGCGGCTACGTTCGATTGCATCAGCCCGGTCGACGGCCGCGTGCTGGCGCAAGTGGCGAGTTGTGACGAGGCCGACGCCGACCGCGCCGTGATTAGCGCGCGCATGGCCTTCGAGTCTGGCGTCTGGTCGCGCATGGCCCCGGCCAAGCGCAAGGCGACGATGATCCGTTTCGCCAATCTCATCCAGGCCAATGCCGAAGAACTGGCGTTGCTGGAAACCCTCGATATGGGCAAGCCGATCGGCGATTCGCTGAACATTGACATCCCCGGTTCGGCCAACGCGTTGCGCTGGTCCGGCGAGGCGATCGACAAGCTCTACGATGAAGTCGCGGCGACGCCGCATGACCAGCTGGGCCTGGTCACCCGCGAACCTGTCGGGGTGGTGGCGGCGATCGTGCCCTGGAACTTCCCGTTGATGATGGCCTGCTGGAAGCTCGGTCCGGCGCTTTCCGCCGGTAACTCAGTGATACTCAAGCCATCCGAGAAGTCGCCGCTGACTGCGATCCGTGTGGCTCAATTGGCTATCGAAGCCGGCATCCCCGCGGGCGTACTCAATGTGCTGCCGGGCTATGGCCACACCGTTGGCAAGGCGCTGGCGCTGCACATGGACGTCGACACGCTGGTGTTCACCGGTTCTACCCGCGTCGCCAAACAACTGATGATCTACGCCGGCGAGTCGAACATGAAGCGCGTCTGGCTGGAGGCTGGCGGCAAGAGCCCGAACATCGTCTTTGCCGATGCACCGGACTTGCAGGCCGCCGCCAAGGCGGCCGCGAGCGCCATCGCGTTCAACCAGGGCGAGGTTTGCACGGCGGGCTCGCGGCTTTTGGTCGAGAGTTCGATCAAGGAGCGCTTCCTGCCGTTGGTGGTCGAGGCGCTCAAAGGCTGGAAGCCCGGCAACCCGCTGGACCCAGCGACCAATGTGGGTGCCCTGGTCGATACCCAGCAGCTCGATACGGTGCTCGGCTACATCGAGGCCGGCCGTAATGATGGTGCCCAGGTGCTCATCGGAGGTCAGCGGACCCTGCAGGAAACCGGCGGGCTTTTTGTTGAGCCGACCATCTTCGATGGCGTCAGCAATGCGATGAAGATCGCGCGGGAAGAGATTTTCGGGCCGGTGCTGTCGGTCATCACCTTCGATACCGCAGCCGAAGCCGTATCCATCGCCAATGACACACCCTACGGTCTCGCCGCTGCGGTATGGACGTCGGACCTGTCCAAGGCCCATCTGACCGCCAAGGCGCTACGGGCCGGTAGCGTCTGGATCAATCAGTACGACGGCGGTGACATGACCGCACCGTTTGGCGGCTTCAAGCAGTCCGGCAACGGGCGCGACAAGTCGCTGCATGCCTTCGACAAGTACACCGAACTGAAAGCCACCTGGATCAAGCTGTAA